In one window of Pseudoalteromonas espejiana DSM 9414 DNA:
- the ppx gene encoding exopolyphosphatase, with protein sequence MNDHPSIAAVDLGSNSFHLVVAREVNGTLQILHKEKQRVYLADGLDDKFRLSQEAIDRALIVLKQFAKTLQDFPASNVKVAATYTFRRAKNINAFLAQASRVFPFHIDVIAGQEEARLIYQGVAHYVHNEENRLVIDIGGGSTELIIGKHFKHKLLSSRNMGCVSFTKQFFNDGNITAKRFNKAQIRAEQEIEAIFANYVSENWQTVIGTSGTIKSILAMISAKKPHQPTITFNDLLELKQQFISTKKIDNLNIEGLTPERQQSMCGGLAILIAIFTEFAIKELTYGDFSLREGLLHEMQQKLADKDIRSNTINNLSERYTADKAHGERVADTAIWLYKQLKNVWHLDNNDDVALLTWAAKLHEIGLSINSSGINKHSAYIVANSQLPGFTQQEQLILSSLIRFYRKKIKLDELPEFLTISQKHVLKLIVILRLAILFNQKRQVSLKPDMKINASNLGVFINFCDNYLQEHTLLQADLALEQRYLKKVGIALECS encoded by the coding sequence ATGAATGATCATCCCTCTATTGCTGCTGTCGATTTAGGCTCAAATAGCTTTCACTTAGTGGTTGCACGAGAAGTAAATGGTACTTTGCAAATTCTTCATAAAGAAAAACAGCGCGTGTATTTAGCCGATGGCTTAGATGATAAGTTTCGCTTAAGCCAAGAGGCAATTGACCGAGCTTTAATTGTACTAAAGCAATTTGCTAAAACCCTGCAAGACTTTCCGGCCAGTAATGTAAAAGTAGCAGCTACCTACACTTTTAGGCGCGCTAAAAACATTAACGCGTTTTTAGCGCAAGCAAGTAGAGTGTTTCCTTTTCATATTGATGTAATAGCGGGGCAAGAAGAAGCACGGCTTATATACCAAGGTGTAGCGCATTATGTTCATAATGAAGAAAACCGCTTAGTAATCGATATTGGCGGAGGCAGCACCGAGCTTATAATAGGTAAGCATTTTAAGCATAAGCTTTTATCTAGCCGTAATATGGGATGTGTTAGCTTTACGAAGCAGTTTTTTAATGATGGGAACATAACCGCTAAACGCTTTAATAAAGCGCAAATAAGAGCCGAGCAAGAAATTGAAGCTATTTTTGCCAATTATGTTAGCGAAAACTGGCAAACTGTTATTGGCACCTCAGGCACAATTAAATCAATATTAGCGATGATTAGTGCCAAAAAGCCGCACCAACCAACGATCACCTTTAATGATTTACTCGAATTAAAGCAGCAATTTATAAGTACCAAAAAAATAGATAATTTAAATATTGAAGGGCTTACACCTGAGCGCCAACAAAGTATGTGCGGTGGTTTGGCTATTTTAATTGCTATATTTACTGAGTTTGCCATTAAAGAACTTACATACGGTGATTTTTCATTGCGTGAGGGCTTACTACACGAAATGCAACAAAAGCTTGCCGACAAAGACATACGCTCAAATACAATTAATAATTTAAGTGAGCGCTACACAGCAGATAAAGCCCATGGCGAGCGTGTAGCCGATACCGCTATTTGGTTATACAAGCAGCTAAAAAATGTGTGGCACTTAGATAATAACGATGATGTTGCCCTGCTTACTTGGGCCGCAAAGCTACACGAAATTGGTTTATCTATAAACTCTTCAGGTATTAATAAGCACAGCGCTTACATTGTTGCTAATAGCCAATTACCTGGCTTTACACAGCAAGAGCAGTTAATTTTAAGTTCGCTAATTCGCTTTTACCGTAAAAAAATTAAGCTAGATGAACTCCCTGAATTTTTAACTATTTCACAAAAGCATGTACTTAAATTAATTGTTATTCTGCGTTTAGCAATTTTGTTTAATCAAAAGCGGCAAGTTAGCCTAAAGCCAGATATGAAAATAAATGCCAGCAACTTGGGGGTATTTATAAATTTTTGCGATAACTACCTTCAAGAGCATACCTTGCTCCAAGCAGATTTAGCGCTAGAGCAACGCTATTTAAAAAAGGTAGGAATAGCGCTTGAATGCTCTTAA
- a CDS encoding efflux RND transporter permease subunit: MIAAIIRWSVVNRFFVLLLSAIVCGAGIYSVKHTPVDALPDLSDVQVIVKTSYPGQAPQVVQDQVTFPLTSAMLSVPGAKTVRGFSFFGDSYVYIIFDEKTDLYWARSRVQEYLSQVANRLPSNATAELGPDATGVGWVYLYALVDKKNQLNISQLRSLQDWFLKFELQSVEGVSEVAAVGGMVKQYQVVVDPNKLRAYGIPLSLIQTAISQGNQETGASVIEMAEAEYMVTSTGYIKGVADLEAIPLGVNSSGSALQLRDVADIRTGPKMRRGIAELNGEGEVAGGIVVMRYGENAQQTIARVKAKLKLLKQGLPKGVEIIPVYDRSNLITNAVDNLSSKLLEELIIVALVCVVFLFHVRSSLVAIITLPMGILIAFIVMYWQGVNANIMSLGGIAIAIGAMTDGAIVMIENMHKHMEKTPLTHHNRWQVVAKSASEVGPALFFSLLIITVSFMPVFILEAQEGRMFSPLAYTKTYAMAAAAGLAITLVPVLMGYFIRGKVIPEHKNPVNRILVAGYKPLLNTVLKFPKSTLAIAFITTVIGFYPVNKMGSEFIPLLDEGDLMYMPTTYPGLSIGEARKILQQTDKLIATVPEVKTVFGKIGRAETATDPAPLTMIETFIQFKPQSEWRAGMTKQKLKQELDNLVKFPGLTNAWVMPIKTRIDMLATGIKTPVGIKVAGPNLNEIQKIGQQIEQLLKNVPGTASVYSERVAAGRYIKLDINREKAARYNLNIADIQQVVATAIGGTNVTETIEGQARYPVNMRYPQSFRDSPEALKLLPIITPMGQHIALADVANVFIEDGPAGIKSENARLNGWSLIDIKGSDIGSYVARAQQVLTDNLQLPAGYSITWAGQYEYMQRAKDKLTYVIPLTLAIIVVLLYLNFKSVAEVFIILATLPLAMIGGIWLMYIEGFNFSVAVGVGFIALAGVAVEIGVIMLVYLNQAYTQQRELSAQTGEPFTVLLLHKAIVQGAGLRVRPVMMTVATIIIGLLPVLYGSGTGSEIMSRIAAPMVGGMISAIILTLLVIPAVYLLWKKQHIIK, from the coding sequence ATGATAGCCGCTATTATTCGCTGGTCTGTAGTTAATCGGTTTTTTGTATTGTTACTGAGTGCCATAGTTTGTGGTGCGGGTATTTACAGTGTAAAGCATACCCCAGTTGATGCACTGCCCGATTTATCTGACGTGCAAGTTATTGTAAAAACATCATACCCTGGGCAAGCACCGCAAGTGGTGCAAGACCAAGTGACCTTCCCACTTACCTCTGCAATGCTTTCGGTACCTGGGGCAAAAACAGTACGTGGATTCTCGTTTTTTGGTGATTCTTATGTGTATATTATTTTTGATGAAAAAACCGATCTTTACTGGGCGCGCAGCCGAGTACAAGAATATTTAAGCCAAGTAGCCAACCGATTACCAAGTAACGCTACAGCAGAGTTAGGTCCAGATGCAACAGGCGTTGGCTGGGTATATTTATATGCACTCGTTGATAAAAAAAATCAGCTAAATATAAGCCAGCTACGCAGCTTGCAAGATTGGTTTTTAAAGTTTGAATTACAAAGTGTAGAAGGTGTATCTGAGGTAGCTGCAGTAGGCGGCATGGTTAAGCAATATCAAGTTGTTGTAGATCCAAATAAGTTACGTGCTTATGGCATTCCACTTAGTTTAATTCAAACCGCGATTAGCCAAGGCAACCAAGAAACCGGTGCGTCGGTAATCGAAATGGCTGAAGCTGAGTACATGGTTACCAGTACAGGCTATATAAAAGGTGTTGCCGATTTAGAAGCGATTCCGTTAGGTGTTAACTCAAGCGGAAGTGCATTACAGCTACGCGATGTGGCAGATATACGTACTGGCCCAAAAATGCGCAGAGGTATTGCCGAGCTTAATGGCGAAGGAGAAGTGGCCGGTGGCATCGTGGTTATGCGTTACGGCGAAAACGCACAGCAAACTATAGCGCGCGTAAAAGCAAAGCTTAAGCTATTAAAGCAAGGGTTGCCAAAGGGCGTTGAAATAATCCCTGTGTACGACCGCTCAAACTTAATAACAAATGCCGTTGATAACCTCAGCAGTAAATTACTCGAAGAGCTAATTATTGTGGCTTTGGTGTGTGTGGTGTTTTTGTTTCATGTGCGCTCATCGCTGGTGGCTATTATTACGTTGCCAATGGGCATATTAATTGCGTTTATAGTGATGTATTGGCAAGGCGTTAATGCAAATATTATGTCGTTAGGGGGGATTGCAATTGCCATTGGTGCTATGACCGACGGCGCAATTGTAATGATAGAAAATATGCATAAGCATATGGAAAAAACGCCTCTTACTCATCATAACCGTTGGCAAGTAGTGGCTAAATCGGCAAGCGAAGTTGGGCCAGCATTATTTTTTAGCTTACTTATTATTACTGTTAGTTTTATGCCAGTATTTATTTTAGAAGCGCAAGAAGGGCGTATGTTTTCGCCACTTGCGTACACTAAAACTTATGCAATGGCAGCCGCTGCCGGTTTAGCAATCACCTTAGTGCCCGTACTAATGGGGTATTTTATTCGTGGCAAAGTGATACCTGAGCACAAAAACCCAGTTAACCGGATTTTAGTTGCAGGCTACAAGCCACTATTAAATACAGTGCTTAAATTTCCTAAAAGTACGTTGGCTATAGCCTTTATTACCACTGTGATTGGCTTTTATCCGGTAAATAAAATGGGCAGCGAGTTTATTCCTTTACTCGATGAAGGCGATTTGATGTATATGCCTACAACTTACCCTGGGCTTTCAATCGGTGAAGCACGAAAAATTTTACAGCAAACCGATAAGCTCATAGCCACAGTACCCGAAGTTAAAACTGTATTTGGCAAAATTGGCCGCGCCGAAACGGCCACCGATCCGGCACCATTAACCATGATTGAAACCTTTATACAGTTTAAACCGCAATCTGAATGGCGCGCAGGCATGACCAAGCAAAAGCTTAAACAGGAGCTTGATAACCTAGTGAAGTTTCCTGGGCTTACTAACGCCTGGGTTATGCCAATAAAAACGCGTATTGATATGCTCGCAACGGGAATTAAAACACCTGTGGGTATTAAGGTTGCTGGGCCTAATTTGAATGAAATTCAAAAAATTGGACAGCAAATAGAGCAATTATTAAAAAATGTGCCCGGGACAGCATCGGTTTATTCTGAGCGAGTGGCCGCAGGGCGCTATATTAAGCTTGATATAAACCGCGAAAAAGCGGCTCGTTACAACTTAAATATTGCCGACATTCAGCAAGTGGTTGCCACCGCAATAGGCGGCACTAATGTAACCGAAACCATTGAAGGCCAAGCACGTTATCCGGTAAACATGCGCTACCCGCAAAGTTTTAGAGACTCTCCTGAAGCGCTAAAACTATTGCCAATTATTACGCCTATGGGGCAGCACATTGCACTTGCTGATGTAGCTAATGTGTTTATTGAAGATGGCCCAGCAGGAATTAAAAGCGAAAATGCGCGGCTCAATGGTTGGAGTTTAATAGATATTAAAGGCAGTGATATTGGCAGCTATGTTGCACGTGCACAGCAAGTGCTTACTGATAATTTGCAATTACCCGCTGGGTATTCAATTACATGGGCGGGTCAATATGAATACATGCAACGCGCAAAAGATAAGTTAACATATGTTATACCACTTACCTTAGCGATTATTGTTGTGCTGCTTTATCTTAATTTTAAAAGTGTTGCTGAGGTATTCATTATTTTAGCCACGTTACCACTGGCAATGATTGGTGGAATTTGGCTAATGTATATTGAAGGCTTTAACTTTTCGGTGGCTGTAGGGGTTGGTTTTATTGCCTTAGCGGGTGTAGCTGTGGAAATTGGCGTTATTATGTTGGTGTATTTAAATCAGGCCTATACGCAGCAGCGAGAGCTTAGTGCGCAAACAGGTGAGCCATTTACGGTGTTACTACTACATAAAGCCATAGTGCAGGGCGCTGGGCTTAGAGTACGCCCAGTGATGATGACAGTGGCCACCATTATTATTGGCTTGCTGCCTGTTTTGTATGGCAGCGGTACTGGTAGCGAAATTATGAGCCGTATAGCAGCGCCTATGGTGGGTGGCATGATCAGTGCAATTATACTTACTTTATTGGTAATACCTGCGGTGTATTTACTGTGGAAAAAGCAGCATATTATTAAATAA
- a CDS encoding efflux RND transporter periplasmic adaptor subunit produces the protein MSTNLKCLVALLIGAGIMFAATSLLVYEGKHSRAAVPNKQNKPLYWVAPMDSNYRRAEPGLSPMGMELVPVYENNSSSSPGTVTISPQVINNLGVKTSKVEFKVVQSDIKTVGYVQYNQDQLTHIHPRVEGWVETLFVKAQGEPVKAGEPLYTLYSPQLVNAQEEFLLAVNRNNKVLIRAAKARLESLNVSAGFIKRLQQNKKVMQNITFYARQSGVLDELNIREGFYVKPGTSMMSIAKLDEVWVEAEVFERQANQVTTGLPVTMTLDYAKGQQWQGVVDYIYPALSDKNRTLRVRLRFENTSKQLKPNMFAQVSIHTQSNLPQMVIPKQALIRTGTQNRVVLALGEGHFKSVEVNVGQITQTEAVIVSGIMKNDLIVTAAQFLIDSESSKASDFKRMRPDNKNTTNSMAKMDMPKQQQTAMVNGVINNINKTQRLINISREAIPKWGRGPATMDFYAAKELDISTLKANQLVHFTFSIIDGEFVISHIAIMPDSKSAADHAKHGE, from the coding sequence ATGAGTACTAATTTAAAATGCCTTGTGGCGCTGTTAATAGGCGCAGGAATAATGTTTGCAGCGACTAGTTTACTGGTGTATGAGGGGAAGCACAGTCGTGCTGCTGTGCCCAATAAGCAAAATAAACCTTTGTATTGGGTAGCGCCAATGGATAGTAATTACCGGCGCGCAGAGCCTGGGCTTTCACCAATGGGTATGGAGCTGGTTCCTGTTTATGAAAACAATAGCAGCAGTAGCCCAGGTACAGTGACTATCTCCCCACAAGTGATAAACAACTTAGGCGTAAAAACAAGCAAGGTAGAATTTAAAGTTGTGCAAAGTGATATTAAAACCGTGGGGTATGTGCAATACAATCAAGATCAATTAACGCATATTCACCCTCGGGTAGAGGGTTGGGTTGAAACATTATTTGTAAAAGCACAAGGCGAACCGGTTAAAGCGGGCGAGCCATTATATACATTGTATTCTCCGCAACTTGTTAACGCTCAGGAGGAGTTTTTATTAGCAGTAAATAGAAACAATAAAGTGCTAATACGAGCTGCAAAAGCACGGCTTGAATCGCTTAATGTTTCTGCTGGTTTTATTAAACGCTTACAACAAAATAAAAAAGTGATGCAAAACATTACTTTTTACGCTCGCCAAAGTGGCGTACTTGATGAGCTAAATATTCGTGAAGGGTTTTATGTAAAGCCTGGCACTTCTATGATGAGCATCGCTAAGTTAGATGAAGTATGGGTAGAGGCCGAAGTATTTGAGCGCCAAGCAAACCAAGTAACAACGGGCCTACCGGTTACTATGACACTCGATTATGCCAAAGGGCAGCAGTGGCAAGGGGTTGTTGATTATATTTACCCCGCACTTAGCGATAAAAACCGGACCTTACGGGTCAGGCTTCGCTTTGAAAATACGAGTAAGCAACTTAAGCCAAATATGTTTGCACAAGTAAGCATTCACACACAAAGTAATTTACCTCAAATGGTTATTCCTAAGCAGGCACTTATTCGCACGGGTACGCAAAATAGAGTAGTGCTTGCTTTAGGGGAAGGTCACTTTAAATCTGTTGAAGTAAATGTAGGGCAAATTACACAAACCGAAGCCGTTATTGTCTCAGGCATTATGAAAAATGACCTTATAGTAACGGCCGCTCAGTTTTTAATAGATTCTGAGTCGAGTAAAGCATCTGACTTTAAGCGCATGCGCCCAGATAATAAAAATACAACGAATAGCATGGCAAAAATGGATATGCCAAAACAGCAACAAACAGCCATGGTAAATGGAGTCATCAATAATATAAATAAAACCCAGCGATTAATAAATATTAGCCGCGAAGCCATTCCTAAATGGGGGAGAGGGCCCGCTACCATGGACTTTTATGCAGCCAAAGAGCTTGATATTAGTACCTTAAAAGCGAACCAATTAGTGCATTTTACTTTTAGTATTATTGATGGTGAATTTGTAATAAGCCATATTGCTATTATGCCAGACAGTAAAAGCGCTGCTGATCACGCTAAGCACGGGGAATAA
- a CDS encoding TolC family protein, translated as MTRRVFFNAVLLSSSLFGAVFNSSANSVVVTNTTTLNLTDTVNYALNNEPWLSASKQKQIAAKAQSIAAGTLPDPVLSLGMQSLPVNGYAFDQENMTQLKLDISQKFSRGNSLALSQQVINEQVQQHPWLRAQRKAQVKATVMELWLNAYRAQQSIVLIKQDKTLFTQLIEVTEASYSSSLGKTRQQDIIRSQLELTRLEDKLIVLAQQLDAAKQGLAQWLPMHWLQRPLSNEFKKPNPLIDFNNLAFDELIQLLMAHPAIVAIEQNVTAKVTQINLAKQSYKPQLGVNMGYGYRADTQAGDSRADLLSVGVSVDLPLFTDNRQDQQVKAAIANAEATKTEKRVALQNLKGMYLKEFSQLARIEQRNALYQNTLLPQMSQQAQATLNAYTRDDGDFSDVMRARISELTAKIDALNIQIDKHIIIARLNYYAASLDTAVMAELQGDSYEY; from the coding sequence ATGACCCGCAGAGTATTTTTTAACGCTGTATTACTCAGTAGTAGCTTATTTGGCGCTGTGTTTAATAGCAGTGCAAATAGCGTTGTAGTTACAAATACAACAACACTTAATTTAACCGACACGGTTAATTATGCGCTTAATAACGAGCCTTGGCTTAGTGCTAGCAAACAAAAGCAAATAGCCGCTAAAGCACAAAGTATTGCAGCTGGCACATTGCCAGACCCTGTATTAAGCCTTGGTATGCAAAGCTTACCGGTTAACGGTTATGCGTTTGATCAAGAAAACATGACTCAACTTAAGCTCGATATAAGCCAAAAATTTAGCCGTGGTAATAGTTTAGCGCTAAGTCAGCAGGTTATTAATGAGCAAGTCCAGCAACATCCATGGTTAAGAGCACAACGAAAAGCACAAGTAAAAGCGACCGTAATGGAGTTATGGCTTAATGCATATAGGGCTCAGCAAAGTATTGTCCTTATTAAGCAAGATAAAACCTTATTTACCCAACTTATAGAGGTGACCGAGGCAAGCTACTCAAGCAGCTTAGGTAAAACACGCCAGCAAGATATTATTCGCTCGCAATTAGAGCTCACCCGCCTTGAAGATAAACTTATTGTATTAGCTCAGCAATTAGATGCGGCTAAGCAAGGTTTAGCACAGTGGCTTCCTATGCATTGGTTACAGCGTCCTTTAAGTAATGAGTTTAAAAAGCCCAACCCTTTAATTGATTTTAATAATTTAGCGTTTGATGAATTAATACAATTACTTATGGCCCATCCTGCTATTGTTGCTATAGAGCAAAACGTAACCGCTAAGGTCACGCAAATAAACCTAGCAAAACAAAGTTATAAGCCGCAGTTGGGTGTAAATATGGGGTATGGCTACAGAGCCGATACTCAAGCTGGGGATTCGCGTGCAGATTTACTCTCGGTAGGAGTGAGTGTTGATTTACCGTTATTTACAGATAACAGGCAAGATCAACAAGTTAAAGCGGCTATAGCAAATGCCGAGGCAACAAAAACCGAAAAACGCGTGGCACTGCAAAACTTAAAAGGAATGTACCTTAAAGAATTTAGCCAACTGGCGCGCATAGAACAGCGCAATGCACTTTATCAAAATACATTACTACCACAAATGTCGCAGCAGGCGCAGGCAACTCTAAATGCATATACCCGCGATGATGGTGATTTTTCAGATGTAATGCGAGCGCGTATTAGTGAATTAACCGCCAAAATTGACGCGCTAAATATTCAAATAGATAAACACATTATTATTGCCCGCCTTAATTATTATGCTGCCAGTTTAGATACTGCGGTAATGGCTGAGTTGCAAGGAGATAGCTATGAGTACTAA
- a CDS encoding paraquat-inducible protein A has protein sequence MRNWLSILSIVIALGLLFPGITKPVLSIEGNIDKSQLAKAGIEMLAEEGDGRTRSMLMMFSNMLGLDKLEGEISAYSKTQSIWGTVNELASNNNLFVAALVGLFSIVIPSLKLLMQLLYCCLPLSAFKNKLGVVICALSKWSMVDVFVIALIVTYLAGNAHGQSNDLLIMHSRFGEGFWYFSAYCIFAILASSQIKTPSKEN, from the coding sequence ATGCGTAATTGGTTATCTATTTTAAGTATTGTTATTGCACTAGGGTTATTGTTTCCAGGTATTACCAAGCCGGTTTTATCTATTGAAGGCAACATTGATAAATCGCAATTAGCCAAAGCTGGCATAGAGATGCTAGCAGAAGAGGGCGATGGCCGTACCCGCAGTATGTTAATGATGTTTTCTAATATGCTCGGGCTAGATAAGCTTGAGGGTGAAATAAGCGCTTACAGTAAAACGCAAAGTATTTGGGGTACCGTTAACGAACTGGCCAGTAATAATAACTTATTTGTTGCGGCATTAGTTGGGCTATTTTCTATTGTGATCCCAAGCTTAAAGCTACTTATGCAGCTACTGTATTGCTGTTTACCATTAAGCGCATTTAAAAATAAATTAGGGGTCGTTATTTGCGCGCTAAGTAAATGGAGCATGGTGGATGTATTTGTTATTGCACTAATAGTGACTTATTTAGCTGGTAACGCACATGGCCAAAGTAACGACTTACTCATTATGCATAGTCGCTTTGGTGAAGGCTTTTGGTATTTTAGTGCGTATTGTATTTTTGCTATTTTAGCCAGCAGCCAGATTAAAACCCCAAGTAAAGAAAATTAA
- a CDS encoding EAL and HDOD domain-containing protein: MNPTNIIKDGQKLTQFVARQPIFDVEQNVFAYELLYRDSAHNAFPVGTSDEQATSRLFFNSLMLLGLDKLTAHQLAFINLSSSTILENFPKLLVPQNSVIEIVERTNKIAEVANRVQELKQEGYIFALDDYDGDDKWEPLLVHVDYIKIEMDDVAIKTNMRIKKIKRANPHAKIIVERIETHEQFHSLKQAGCDLFQGYFFARPEMITYNGVEPSKLIVFDLLRFTAKASLCFEEIHQRVARDVAITARVLKLANARSGNTNLTITSISQAVVYLGEDSIRQFVRVLALSELGVEKPTELTKLALTRAQFIFLMLRQNDSKLSEQGYLVGLFSVLDAILDTDLKTIVKEFSLDAVISEALLNNEGILGESLLLIKAFELDDMDQIASLMPKINSDLRIGHIFNFVLDAVLYSDEIIEAISD, encoded by the coding sequence GTGAATCCCACTAATATTATTAAAGACGGGCAAAAGCTCACCCAGTTTGTTGCCAGGCAACCCATATTTGATGTTGAGCAAAATGTATTTGCTTACGAGTTGCTTTATCGTGATTCTGCTCATAATGCATTTCCTGTTGGTACATCTGATGAACAAGCTACAAGTCGTTTGTTTTTTAACTCGTTAATGTTACTTGGCCTAGATAAGCTTACGGCACACCAATTAGCGTTTATAAACTTGTCTTCAAGCACTATTTTAGAGAATTTTCCAAAATTACTGGTACCACAAAATAGCGTTATTGAAATTGTCGAACGCACTAATAAAATTGCCGAGGTCGCTAATCGAGTTCAAGAGCTAAAGCAAGAAGGGTATATTTTTGCTTTAGACGATTATGATGGCGATGATAAATGGGAGCCTTTGTTAGTGCATGTTGACTACATCAAAATTGAAATGGACGATGTAGCAATTAAAACAAACATGCGCATAAAAAAAATTAAGCGCGCTAACCCTCATGCCAAAATTATTGTTGAGCGTATTGAAACACATGAGCAGTTTCATTCACTAAAGCAAGCCGGCTGTGATTTATTTCAGGGTTACTTTTTTGCACGCCCAGAGATGATTACCTATAACGGTGTAGAGCCCTCGAAATTAATTGTATTTGATTTACTGCGTTTTACGGCAAAAGCGTCACTTTGCTTTGAAGAAATACATCAGCGAGTTGCACGCGATGTTGCCATTACAGCTCGCGTTTTAAAATTAGCCAATGCGCGCTCAGGAAATACTAACCTTACTATTACGTCTATTTCGCAGGCGGTTGTGTATTTGGGCGAAGATAGCATAAGGCAGTTTGTTCGGGTTTTAGCCTTGAGTGAATTAGGCGTTGAAAAGCCAACTGAACTTACTAAATTAGCGCTTACAAGGGCGCAGTTTATTTTTTTAATGCTTAGGCAAAACGACTCAAAATTATCTGAGCAGGGGTATCTAGTTGGGTTGTTTTCAGTATTAGATGCCATTTTAGATACTGACTTAAAAACCATTGTAAAAGAGTTCTCGCTTGATGCTGTTATTTCAGAGGCGCTATTAAATAACGAAGGAATACTTGGCGAAAGCCTTTTACTAATCAAAGCTTTTGAACTTGATGATATGGACCAGATAGCGAGCTTGATGCCAAAAATTAATAGTGACTTACGCATTGGGCATATTTTTAATTTCGTGCTTGATGCTGTGCTGTATAGTGACGAAATTATTGAGGCTATTTCAGATTAA
- a CDS encoding substrate-binding periplasmic protein has translation MFFLKLFLPLFILQLATFAFAKSNSAVLKYNVSASGNHYPFYTSNPLKPGILPEVITAIMAQAEITANHVDLPTKRITKYLENEYIDFDVITLKWLPEKERNNPRFIFSDPIIPATEMIVALPEQVAQFQSKQSLYGKNVGTVLGYYYHDDELFNRVDFPSEKELMLALARKRIDVAIMGIHTAVYWSKQLNVKTEFGAEHSHGYLRVRLLAKHKALLPKVNQALEHLHSSGFIKSIENKYIEHIPSQIIRD, from the coding sequence TTGTTTTTTTTAAAATTGTTTTTACCTTTATTTATTTTGCAACTCGCTACTTTTGCCTTTGCAAAATCTAATTCTGCTGTACTGAAATACAACGTCAGTGCATCGGGAAACCATTACCCTTTTTACACCAGTAATCCACTAAAGCCTGGTATTTTACCTGAAGTAATAACAGCTATAATGGCGCAGGCCGAGATCACTGCAAACCATGTTGATTTACCAACTAAACGTATAACCAAATACTTAGAAAATGAATATATAGATTTTGATGTAATCACCTTAAAGTGGTTACCCGAAAAAGAGCGAAACAATCCGCGTTTTATTTTTTCCGATCCGATCATTCCTGCCACTGAAATGATAGTGGCCCTTCCTGAACAAGTCGCACAATTTCAAAGTAAGCAAAGCCTATACGGTAAAAACGTAGGCACAGTGTTAGGTTACTATTACCATGATGACGAGCTGTTTAATCGAGTAGACTTCCCTTCAGAAAAAGAGCTCATGCTCGCACTTGCCCGAAAACGTATTGATGTTGCCATTATGGGAATACACACCGCGGTTTACTGGTCTAAGCAGCTCAATGTAAAAACAGAGTTTGGCGCCGAACACTCCCATGGGTATTTAAGAGTGCGTTTACTTGCCAAACACAAGGCTTTACTACCAAAAGTTAACCAAGCACTTGAACACTTACACAGCAGTGGCTTTATAAAAAGCATTGAAAATAAGTATATTGAACATATACCCTCACAAATTATAAGGGATTAG
- a CDS encoding PhnA domain-containing protein gives MSIEKALIERSNNQCELCAATDNLSVYEVPPVTETHSDKCIYTCQTCKDQIQNDSELTPTHWHCLNDSMWSQTPAVQVVAYRMLARLAADNGWAQDALDMIYLEEDTLAWAKKALAEDDDIKHVDSNGVVLQAGDTVTLIKDLDVKGSSLTAKRGTAVRNIGLTSNPEHIEGRVDGQRIVILTKFVKK, from the coding sequence ATGAGTATTGAAAAAGCCCTAATCGAACGTAGCAACAACCAATGTGAGCTATGTGCTGCAACCGACAATTTATCTGTTTACGAAGTGCCACCGGTTACAGAAACCCACTCTGATAAGTGCATTTACACATGCCAAACATGTAAAGATCAAATACAAAACGATAGCGAGCTTACACCAACCCATTGGCACTGCCTCAACGACAGTATGTGGAGCCAAACTCCGGCTGTACAAGTTGTTGCATACCGAATGTTAGCACGCTTAGCCGCCGATAATGGCTGGGCACAAGATGCCCTTGATATGATTTACCTAGAAGAAGATACCCTTGCCTGGGCTAAAAAAGCACTTGCTGAAGATGACGATATAAAACACGTTGATAGCAACGGCGTAGTACTTCAAGCAGGCGATACCGTTACACTTATAAAAGATTTAGATGTAAAAGGCAGCAGCCTAACCGCTAAACGAGGCACTGCAGTACGCAACATTGGCCTAACCAGCAACCCTGAGCACATTGAAGGGAGAGTTGACGGTCAACGTATTGTTATTTTAACTAAATTTGTAAAAAAATAA